Genomic segment of Mercurialis annua linkage group LG6, ddMerAnnu1.2, whole genome shotgun sequence:
tatatatatatatatctatatatatatatataacaactTGCATCATAATATATGACctgcaataaataataaattactaaaattactCTTATTATCACAAtctttttttatacatattttaataaaaaataattaactttatatcaatatttttataagtaaaatttattatatgtaTGTTATTCCTCCGTCCAAATCATATGTACTATTTGAAGTTTGTTTTTCCTAAATTTAGGCGTTGAATTATTACTTAAGTAAATGGTGTATATATCTGCATTAATTGTAGTATAATGCTTTAAAAATGAcccctaattaaaataaaaaaattagtgctatttaattaaacaaaaacaattaatataatttttaatagattaatttattttatctcaaTAAACTAATTTTCTTTAACTGTCTAACAATCATTACAACAATTACTTTCTAATAGTTATGCCTAATTCAAACAACTAAATCTCTCTTGAAATGAATCCTTTTAGTTTATAGTGTCCAacaagtttgaaaaaaaaaactatgcaACAGTAGTACTAATAACAACAATAATTGGttaaatttaataacaatattaactTCCAATAACTAACTTTTGTTTGCTGTtattatctaaagaaaaaaaatccaacttaTTTTGCTATTTTAAACCCTTTTTTAAGCTTTAGTTATTGACTACCCTCACTACTTGttataaacaaagaaaaaatgttggttaaattagttatttttttaaaatatggttaaattagttaattcttttgaaatatggttaaattaGTTAAGCATGTGGTTGGGATGATATAATGTTACAATTAAGTACAGGCAGTTCATAGATAGTGGATATCTCACACTCTTTTAATCCCTAAAATTgggaaatattaaattttttagaattattaaaaataaaagaaaggtCAATAAAAATTTGTAACCGTTATTTGGGGACATTTTGACTTTCTATAGATGGAATTAGCAAAGCAAGTAAAAAATGACTAAGTCTAGATTCTCATTTTGAGCAAATGACAGTTATTTAACTGCCAATctagtaattaaaaaaaacaaaaaactgcCAATCTCTTTAATTGGGTTTTCTTCTTCACAAAGTATTTATAATTCACCATATTATTTATCTTTGtgattcaaaattaaaaattcatcttGTATCTCttagtttctttaatttttggcatttcaaaacattttcttGATTTCTTAAATACTTTCttgatttcaaaacattttcttgagttataaaatattttgttgatttcaAGAATGGAAGCAAACAATGGAAATTTATTCCAAAATCAGGGACAAGTTATGAGCAAGACAAAAGTTGGAAAACCCCCAACAAGATTACAAAAAAGAGCTCCAACAACTCTTCAAGTTAATTATAGCACAAGTTACCCACTTTTGCCCTCTTCCGGTTCGCCGCATACTCCGATCCCGCTTCTATCACCGCTTGTTGTATCGCCACAGCCGTTGTCAGAGGCCGAGGAATTTCGGTTTCCGATAATGGGAGGTGACAGCAAGAAAGTTGCACCGGCCGTCCTTCCCGGAGGAGAATGGCATCATCCAGCAGTGGCTAATGGATACATTGAGCCTTCAtctttgtttaatatttttcagTCTAAATGTGTGCTTGTTAATCATGCAAAGTgaggttttttgttttttgattattACATTTTTAACCTCATGGCAGGTTCATTTTTGTCAATAATTGTCTTGAATTTTGATGATTTATTGGGAATTTTTCTTTTGCATATCATAAGTATTTTACTCATCAAGATTTGATTTCTTGatcctgttttgtttttaatatagtGAGTACTCCCTTTGTGGGATTAAGGATTTAAATTCAATGTCTTATACTGTATTTTGTGAGACTTATTTGTAAATGAatacaattatatttaatttattctaaattgtattttataattcattgttttttatttatggaattATGTGTGCTTATATCAATATGTTATCAAATggatttattaattaatagaatAAATGTTCGATCAGAAGTGAACCAACAAACTGTCAAAACTTAAAACTATTCTGGGTCCAAAAGTAATCAATTTGATCAAGATGAAAAGACATACTGATACTAATATGAAGAGACATATCAAATGGTAGATTTTGAATagttaaattagttattttttataaatttttcattatttccttaatttaactatctaaatattttaaatatcacgagttaaaattttgaaaatccattagccttttgaaattaaaaattgaatttgaaaaattaaatttatcgttaatttttatattgaataAAGTGATAATTAACGGTgattaaaagaatataatacaatttctcaaaaaaataataataaataaaagtgaCAGAAGttgataaaaattattactGATATTTCGTATTAACATTCAACTTAAAAtcgtttttgtttataatttaagataacCAAATGTATATTGATTAGGGAAATATGCCATTTTGGACAGATAAAAATAACCGAGGTTCTtgaattaagaaacaaattctaaaagatgaaaaaatagTCGTCTTTCATTATGAGACGGAAGGAGTATGAATTTTCAAAGTAGATCAAGATAGAATTATGatcaattctatttaaaatacaaaagtAAGGTCTATATATTATGTAAGCTTATAACACAATAGACAAGTTCAAAACAGCACTAATGCATGAACTAAGAATATAAGTTCATCAGAATGAGCATATAATCACCAAAATCAATGTTATTCCTAATTGGTATGgtacaaataaaattacaaacttCATAAGTAATGGTAAAATTTGAAGAAAATCTGAAGCTACTACCATCCATTACAGAAACTGGAGGAccccaaaaaaattacaaaaaaaaaactcttcctTTATGTACATTACGCCCACCATCAAAAGCACCTCACTGAACAGCAACCATGGAAGATCCATCGATAGCTCGTAAATTTCCTTTTTCATTTAATGCCAAAAGCTAAGTTGATAGCAAGACATTTCTCTAACAAAATCAGAAGTCAAATTCTCCTGTTGCCTGTACAAACACAGCAGGAAACAAATAAGAAGGTTCCGAATGCGTGATAATAAACAGACGGGAAAGGATACGGTTACTTTGTTTTTAGTATACTCTTTATCTATTTAATCATTGAATAAAAGTGAGTCGGGATACACTCTAATATtatccctaattggttaaaattACCAAATGTGAGTTAATTGACCATGACGCAAAAGTTTAGAGACTGCaatgaccctttgttcaat
This window contains:
- the LOC126653725 gene encoding uncharacterized protein LOC126653725; this encodes MEANNGNLFQNQGQVMSKTKVGKPPTRLQKRAPTTLQVNYSTSYPLLPSSGSPHTPIPLLSPLVVSPQPLSEAEEFRFPIMGGDSKKVAPAVLPGGEWHHPAVANGYIEPSSLFNIFQSKCVLVNHAK